One stretch of Podospora bellae-mahoneyi strain CBS 112042 chromosome 2, whole genome shotgun sequence DNA includes these proteins:
- a CDS encoding hypothetical protein (EggNog:ENOG503NY15; COG:O), translating to MAETERDTELQTLEAIFPEIQTPNKDDPYTIALELPVTPSKPVIVYFPTASNDGPPPDPTVGRAPNGVNPHAGPAIAGGGQQGEPQVDSHELAHLPSIRLELSFGPRYPQEEPPKVSISTNPPWLPSETIKKLQDDGPRLWEDMGRDMVGFSYIDHIQQAAEDIFGLVGDGDALEVDPSHRIAILDYDIRARRAAFEKETFECGVCLDPKKGAFCHKMMDCGHVFCVECLQDFYNSAIKEGNLAAVKCPAPNCAKERGKSRSPSGRKRKKPKVFISPSELLQIPIDEDTVRRYVTLKYKTELESDKNTIYCPRQWCNGAARSKRHKRPTGLELADASEDDESSTSEDDDDDDDNEETPEGEVGKSKPYNKTEDLLSICDTCSFAFCSRCMQSWHGEFVGCRRPKEELTAEELATIEYMKAHTTPCPTCAAPAQKTHGCNHMICYRCQTHFCYLCSAWLDPGNPYQHFNTAPDGRVTSCFMRLWELELGDGADVGYGFAGGGAGRPAPAVVFDERVEQFIPEIEEATDGEEEEGEGEDQGVRGRPAVAAPVQQPPLRPPAPQQPAGGPAQEVGIAREGPLVLRIAANNPAPAAPAPVPAQGWGNNAGVAAARGGPRGRQGAGGALAARGGRGGVHRGGHQQRGGGGGRGGRGGGHAGFGPGGQGGHNRGGGRGGGGGGHRQNVNNQAQQGQRRNNNQNNQNQAGAGGGEHNMVEMMEMLDGNGELDPRQEEWVRRFVRLALNDEEDDFNEDDFDFVVPR from the coding sequence ATGGCAGAAACCGAGCGAGACACCGAGCTCCAGACTTTAGAGGCCATATTTCCAGAGATACAAACGCCCAACAAGGACGACCCTTATACCATCGCCCTCGAACTTCCCGTCACCCCCTCGAAGCCTGTCATTGTCTACTTTCCCACCGCTTCCAACGATGGTCCACCTCCAGATCCCACCGTTGGACGAGCCCCAAATGGCGTCAACCCCCATGCCGGCCCCGCCATAGCTGGTGGCGGCCAACAGGGCGAACCGCAAGTTGACTCCCATGAACTAGCCCACCTCCCATCGATACGGCTCGAACTTTCTTTCGGCCCCCGATACCCCCAGGAAGAACCTCCCAAGGTTAGCATTTCTACAAATCCGCCATGGCTTCCATCCGAAACgatcaagaagctccaggATGACGGTCCGAGGCTATGGGAGGATATGGGGCGTGATATGGTCGGCTTCAGCTACATCGATCACATACAACAGGCGGCCGAGGATATATTTGGACTGGTTGGTGACGGAGATGCGTTGGAGGTTGACCCGAGCCACAGGATTGCCATTCTCGACTACGACATCAGAGCCAGGAGAGCTgcttttgagaaggagaCCTTTGAGTGTGGTGTATGTCTGGATCCCAAAAAGGGCGCCTTTTGCCACAAAATGATGGACTGTGGGCACGTCTTTTGCGTCGAATGTCTCCAAGACTTTTACAACAGCGCCATCAAAGAGGGGAACTTGGCGGCAGTCAAATGTCCAGCACCCAACTGCGCCAAAGAACGTGGAAAGTCACGGTCTCCCTCGGGTCGAAAGCGGAAAAAGCCAAAGGTCTTCATCAGCCCTAGCGAACTGCTCCAGATACCCATCGACGAGGACACCGTCAGACGTTACGTGACGCTCAAATACAAGACCGAGCTCGAGTCGGACAAGAACACGATCTACTGTCCCCGTCAATGGTGCAACGGTGCCGCCAGGTCGAAGAGGCATAAACGACCTACCGGCCTCGAACTCGCCGACGCATCAGAAGACGACGAAAGCTCGACCTctgaagacgatgacgacgacgacgacaacgaagAGACGCCCGAAGGTGAAGTCGGAAAGTCGAAACCGTACAACAAGACGGAGGACCTGCTGTCGATATGCGACACGTGCAGCTTTGCCTTTTGCAGCAGGTGCATGCAGTCGTGGCACGGGGAGTTTGTCGGCTGCCGGAGGCCAAAGGAGGAGCtgacggcggaggagctggcgaCGATTGAGTACATGAAGGCGCACACCACCCCTTGCCCTACGTGTGCTGCCCCTGCGCAGAAGACGCACGGGTGCAACCACATGATTTGCTATCGGTGCCAGACGCACTTTTGCTACTTGTGCTCTGCGTGGTTGGATCCGGGGAATCCGTACCAGCATTTCAACACGGCGCCTGACGGGAGGGTGACGAGCTGTTTTATGAGGTTgtgggagctggagttgggggatggggcgGATGTGGGTTATGGGTTTGCGGgcgggggggcggggaggccggcgccggcggtggtgtttgacGAGAGGGTTGAGCAGTTTATTCctgagattgaggaggctacggatggggaggaggaggagggggagggggaggatcaGGGGGTTAGGGGGAGGCCGGCGGTCGCAGCACCGGttcaacagcctcctcttcggccACCGGCGCCACAGCAACCGGCTGGTGGTCCGGCGCAGGAGGTTGGGATTGCGAGGGAGGGGCcgctggtgttgaggatTGCTGCTAATAACCCGgcgcctgctgctcctgctccggtGCCAGCACAGGGATGGGGGAATAATGCTGGGGTAGCAGCAGCCCGCGGAGGTCCGCGTGGGAGACAGGGAGCTGGTGGCGCGTTGGCTGCtcgaggtgggagaggaggtgtaCATCGAGGGGGGCATCAACagagaggtggaggtggtggtcggggaggtcggggaggaggacatgcCGGCTTCGGACCCGGCGGACAAGGAGGCCATAACAGGGGAGGTGgccgagggggtggtggtggtggccaccGGCAAAATGTTAATAATCAGGCACAACAGGGGCAGCGTCGTAATAACAACCAGAACAACCAGAACCAAGcaggagctgggggaggggagcataacatggtggagatgatggagatgcTGGATGGGAACGGGGAGCTGGACCCGAGAcaggaggagtgggtgaggCGGTTTGTGAGGTTGGCGTTgaacgatgaggaggatgattttAATGAGGATGATTTTGATTTTGTGGTGCCGAGGTGA
- a CDS encoding hypothetical protein (EggNog:ENOG503NXJI; COG:I), with product MSDNITPLASLSLTHVYYNPNDPLSHLCAFLALVPQALCVVYATLLWSTREAEVLLMFLGQLTCELINFVLKRLIKEERPKHVISTGGKGYGMPSSHAQFAVFWAVALGLFLMVRHRPPRSHITKGQMQKEKAEGEEEGPALVDVPRRYKEGGLRAVNAHLEAYSHTPWSWAQRAVVSLAAGVVAVLVAWSRIYLGYHTPKQVLAGSAAGAVSAVAWFAVTYMVRETGLLAWGLEFPVARWLRIRDLVVEEDLCQAGWEKWEERRILALSKLKEKNK from the exons atgtccGACAACATCACGCCCCTCGCATCTCTATCCCTCACCCACGTGTACTAC AACCCCAAcgaccccctctcccacctctgcgccttcctcgccctcgtccCCCAAGCCCTCTGCGTCGTGTACGCCACCCTCCTCTGGTCCACCCGCGAAGCCGAAGTCCTCCTAATGTTCCTCGGCCAACTAACCTGCGAACTCATCAACTTCGTCCTCAAACGCCTCATCAAAGAAGAACGCCCAAAACACGTCATCAGCACCGGTGGAAAGGGGTACGGCATGCCATCATCACACGCGCAATTCGCCGTCTTTTGGGCGGTAGCACTGGGGTTATTTCTCATGGTCAGGCACAGGCCGCCAAGGTCCCACATCACAAAGGGGCAGAtgcagaaggaaaaggctgaaggggaagaagaagggccgGCGCTGGTTGACGTGCCGAGACGGTACAAGGAGGGTGGGTTGCGGGCTGTGAATGCGCATTTGGAGGCGTATTCCCACACGCCGTGGTCGTGGGCgcagagggcggtggtgagcttggctGCGGGGGTTGTGGCGGTTTTGGTGGCCTGGAGTCGGATTTATCTTGGGTATCATACGCCTAAGCAGGTGCTGGCTGGGTCGGCGGCTGGGGCTGTGAGTGCGGTGGCTTGGTTTGCTGTTACTTATatggtgagggagacggggttgttggcaTGGGGGTTGGAGTTTCCTGTTGCCAGGTGGCTGAGGATACGAgacttggtggtggaggaggacttGTGTCAGGCTGGGTGGGAGAAGTGGGAAGAGCGGAGGATATTGGCTCTGAGTAAGTTgaaggaaaagaacaagTAA
- a CDS encoding hypothetical protein (EggNog:ENOG503P1U0), which produces MGAAKGTALKTLQFLLRTLQFCCAALVLAVYAYFLTTLSTHSLPIGTFVRAVLGIAGAATAYTILAFLLLCCAPGHPFPSFLMMVLDVAFIPCFGYIAGVNRHGVGNCTGEVDTVLGVGNSWSERGGLQYGTACEMAKAVFSVAVAACILFALSCLVNLALARHRKREKRFGPSPANDYTAGYGKKKNRFSALFGRRRGGQQQTDLGPDPNALPVHTTPDEVRNSYGTDNTRVASNQGYGGLAAAQKYEQQTLHSPGVANGDMGLMNGSGNGYANSGNGFTNGNTYGNGHTYDGSGNGYGNLPPPQPAARYWNSNTHTGGYRG; this is translated from the exons atgGGCGCCGCAAAAGGAACAGCCCTCAAAACCCTCCAGTTTCTCCTCCGCACCCTCCAGTTCTGCTGCGCGGCCCTCGTCCTGGCAGTCTATGCTTACTTCCTCACCACTCTCAgcacccactccctccccatcggGACCTTCGTCCGGGCAGTCCTCGGCATAGCCGGCGCAGCAACCGCTTACACAATCCTCGCTTTTCTGTTACTATGTTGCGCCCCGGGCCACCCATTCCCGAGCTTTCTGATGATGGTGCTTGATGTGGCGTTCATCCCCTGCTTTGGGTACATCGCCGGGGTGAACAGACACGGGGTAGGTAACTGCACGGGCGAGGTCGACACCgtgctgggggtggggaatAGTTGgagtgagagggggggtttgcAGTATGGGACCGCGTGTGAGATGGCGAAGGCGGTTTTTTcggtggctgttgctgcttg CATCctcttcgccctctcctGCCTGGTAAACCTCGCCCTGGCCCGCCACcgcaagagagagaaacgGTTCGGACCGTCCCCCGCAAACGACTACACCGCCGGGTACGGCAAGAAAAAGAACCGTTTCAGCGCGCTGTTCGGTCGGAGAAGAGGCGGGCAACAACAAACAGATTTGGGGCCGGATCCGAACGCCCTGCCTGTTCACACCACGCCGGATGAGGTGAGGAATAGCTATGGGACTGATAACACCAGGGTGGCGAGCAACCAGGGGTATGGCGGGCTTGCAGCAGCTCAAAAGTATGAGCAGCAGACGCTGCATTCGCCTGGGGTTGCGAATGGCGATATGGGGTTGATGAACGGGAGTGGAAACGGGTATGCTAATAGTGGCAATGGGTTTACCAACGGTAACACGTACGGGAACGGGCATACGTATGATGGGAGCGGTAATGGATATGGGAATCTTCCGCCTCCGCAGCCAGCGGCGAGGTATTGGAACTCAAATACACACACGGGAGGCTATCGGGGGTGA